From a region of the Tachypleus tridentatus isolate NWPU-2018 chromosome 1, ASM421037v1, whole genome shotgun sequence genome:
- the LOC143256378 gene encoding uncharacterized protein LOC143256378, translating to MKSAIIIAVLCVAVATALLRAKRTAFELPPGVEFIVGQIRTSFSCDGLPSGYYGDVDNDCKIFHICHTQTLPDGDLSVRHWSFFCGNQTIFNQMSFTCAFPEEAVPCRYAPDFYYLNNNIGVENAPFLTDEDIARAYAVISKQ from the exons ATGAAGTCTGCCATTATCATCG ctGTCTTGTGTGTTGCTGTAGCCACTGCTTTACTTCGG GCTAAACGAACAGCTTTCGAACTTCCACCTGGAGTTGAATTTATTGTTGGACAAATCAGAACGAGCTTCTCTTGCGATGGTCTTCCTTCAGGCTATTACGGTGATGTAGATAACGACTGTAAGATATTCCACATCTGTCACACACAGACACTTCCTGATGGGGACCTAAGTGTCAGACATTGGAGCTTCTTCTGCGGTAATCAGACCATTTTCAATCAGATGAGCTTTACGTGTGCTTTCCCAGAAGAAGCCGTACCTTGTCGTTACGCTCCTGATTTCTACTATCTGAATAACAACATTGGAGTTGAGAACGCTCCCTTCCTAACTGATGAAGACATCGCTAGAGCTTACGCAGTCATCAGCAAACAATAA